The Brassica napus cultivar Da-Ae chromosome C1, Da-Ae, whole genome shotgun sequence DNA segment AAGGGAAGGAAGGATCACTGGACTAAAAATAGCCCGAGGCAGCCCACCAATCTCATATCTCCTGTTCGCAGTCGATAGTCTTTTCTTCTGTAAAGCAGAAATCTCGCAGTGTGCGGAGCTCATGAAGATCATCAACACCTACGGTTGATCCTCGGGTCAGCAACTAAACGTTGACAAATCCTCCATTCTGTTCGGTAACAAAGTCCCTCCAGATGTAAAATTGGAGATCAAGCAAGCGCTCGATATCACAAGGGAAGGCGGCATGGGAGTCTATCTCGGCCTTCCGGAGAAAATATGTGGAAGCAAAAAACAAGCTTTTGCTTTCATCCAAGAACGCCTACAGAGCCGCATAAACTCTTGGTCTGCGAAACTTCTCTCCAAAGGCGGTAAAGAGGTCTTGATAAAATCAGTAGCGCAGGCACTCCCGACCTATGCTATGTCATGCTTCCTGCTACCTCAAGAAATTATCTGGAAACTTACAGGCGCAATATCTCGGTTCTGGTGGAGCACAAAAGATAACAATCGGGGGCTTCACTGGATTGCATGGCAAAAGATTTGTATGCCTCGAGAAAATGGAGGATTAGGTTTCCGAGACTTCAAAAACTTCAATCTCGCATTACTTGCGAAGCAACTCTGGAGACTTATACACTATCCAAATTCTCTCTTAGCAAGAGTCCTCAAAGGCAGATACTTCCGACTCTCTAATCCAATTGATAGCAACAAGGCAAATAACCCTTCTTACGTATGGAGAAGCCTAATGACGGCTCAACCTTTACTGTCAGCGGGTCTTCGAAAGACGATCGGAACGGGACAAATTACTCTGGTCTGGGCTGACCCATGGGTCCCAACGACACCGGCACGACCGGCTTTACCCTGCGGACCATCCTTCAACCCCGCGCTTCGTGTCAGTGATCTGATCGACCCCAACGACTTTCCCCTCATACGAAGCCTAAAGCCCACCCGCTCCGATCGCGGTGATAGCAACTGCTGGGCCCATACGAAATCTGGATCCTACTCCGTAAAAACTGGCTATACTCTAGCAATGGAAATGATGGAGCGCCCAGAAACAAAACCAGTACTTGAGCCTAGCTTCACAATCCTCCAAGCCAAAATATGGAAGCTTAAGActacaaaaaaagataaatcacTTTATTTGGCAAGCTCTCTCAAACTGCGTACCAGTCTGTAGCTCACTCTCTGATCGCCACTGTGGAACTGACCGCAACTGTCCACGGTGTGGTGCTGACGAAGAAACACGAAACCACCTGCTCTTCGAATGCCCGCCCTCGATCCAAGCTTGGGCCCTCGCTGATATGCCGCGTCTTCCAGGGATATTACTGTGTAACTCAATATATAGCAACCTGAACCACGTCCTATGGCGAGCAAAAGAATTTGCAATCCCGGATAATATCATTGCCACTGTCCCATGGATAAGTTGGTTCATATGGAAAGCTCGTAATGACAAAGCTTTCAACGGCAAGGACATCACTCCGCTGGAGACCATCCATCTTGCCAAGTCTGAGGCGGAAAGCTGGAAACTCGCCCAGATCATAGAGAAGCCGCACGAGGAGGAAGCTATAGTCGAGGAAGCTGTCCCACGACCTCCCCCACCGCCCATTCCAAAATGCACGATTGGCGCCTCCTGGCACAAAGAAGATAATCTTTTTGGAGGAGGAATGATCTTGACGACAGAGGATGGGGTGACGACATTTGGTTCATTCGCTAGTAACCGTGTCTTAACCCCCCTACATGCGGAGTTCCAAACTCTACTGTGGGCCATGAAATCCTCTATTCAGTTAGATCATAGTGCAGTGACAAGACAGACTGCCTTCAGCTAGTCAATATCctcgaagaagatgaagaagacaaaTGGCCATCACTGTTGGCTGAGTTCGATGACTTTCACCTTATACGTTCTATGTTTGCTTTTTGCTCCTTTTCTTTTATTCCCCGTTCACTTAACCTCCGAGCCGACCGTCTTGCTAAAGGAGCTCGTTCTCGTGGATTATCCTTTTCCCATGTAAACACTCAGCTCCCAAGTTTGATGGCTCAAGAGGCCAATCTCTTGGTAGCTTCTTAATAAAATATGGAGTtttcgatgtcaaaaaaaaaaaaaaaaagtatcccCCAAATACATTACCAAGTACATGTCAATAAAGGAACTTGAAACATTGACTGCCACAAAAATATAAGACAATGCGATTTCTTCAAATCATTATTTGCTTTTATCTTTCAGTTAACATATTGAAAATCCATTACTCCATTCATTTAGTGAGGCTCTACCATGAAGCTTTCAATTGTCAGGTACAATTCACATCAACTATGGATCAATTGTTTTCAGTATGCATGATGTCAAAGATTTTGCATAGGTAAGAAAACCTTGAATGATGATAATAATGAGTCTACATGTGAAACTGGTCGTCTTGAAAAGGGCATTTTGAAATACAAAGCTATAAAATTCgaatgattaaaatatagaGCATTCTAAATATAGAGCGTTCTTGTTTCTTATGTGGTTAAATCaatagatttaattttttttttttttttgataatccaggagTTCCCCGCTTCGCGGGTCATTCCCCTGGGTCCGGTTaggcagcggtccacttcacccgGGAAGGCTTTACTTGGGCTGGATCGAACCCAGTACCGCTTTGGTGTCCAGAAGAGGCAGGGTAGTTTCCGCATGGGGGGAAATCGAACCcggatggtggttgccaccacagGCCCGTCCTGCCACTTGGACTACTTCGTCCggacaaaattaattaatttttttttttttatgttttttgataatccagggttCTCCGCTTTAGATTTAATTCGACGATTAAAATATAGAACACTACATATTTGACGTATTAAGGGGTGGGTTATATGTTTAGAAGCTTTCTTGTCTTCTTATGTGGTTAAATCAATAGATTTAATTCGCCATACGTATGTTGGtctatttaaagttttaaactgTTAGACAAATAATAAAACGAGCATTTTGAAATACAAAGCTATAAAATACGAATGACTAAAATATAGAGCATTCTAAATATAGAGCGTTCTTGTTTCTTATATGGttaaatcaataatttaattcaacgattaaaaataaaagagaaattaccaaaaatatcattttcaaagtaccacttttcatgtttacactaaccacgtTTACCCTCATCTTTAATGAATGGTAAAATGCATTTGTAACcttttgattaactttgacaaaaaaaaaatatagttaactaatctaaacttaaaacatcaactctaaaccctaaatcatcaactctaaaccctaaaccatgaaacatcaactctaaaccctaaaccctgaaacatcaactctaaaccctaaactctaaaccttcaaatctaaaccctaaaacatcaactctaaaccctaaacgtaaatcGTAAAtcctatatttttctgaaatctaaaccctaaaacatcaactctaaaccctaaacgtaaaccctaaaccttcaaatctaaaccctaaaacatcaactctaggattttagggtttaggatttaggatttagggtttagagtttagggttgaGACTTGAATGTTTAGGGTTaggggtttagagttgatggtttagggtttagggttaattttttagggtttagggtttagagtttactttttagggtttagggtttagtgttgatagtttagggtttagtgttgatggtttagggtttagagttgaagtttagggtttagagttgatgttttagagtttagagtcgaaggtttagggtttagagttgatgtttcagggtttagagttgatgtttcaaaaaaaatatggtttaggattgattgtttaaggtttaggattcgtatttcaaaaaaaaatatggtttaggattgatggtttaggatttagagttgagttttagggtttagggtttgaatttcgaaatagtataattcgaaaaaaaattaaaaaaattattttttatttttgtagttttttatttatttaaatatttatttattatatatataaagaacaatgACATAAGAGTTTTTTGCCGCTTAATGAAGAAAGCATTTTgggtaaattaaatatttaccacttttcatttttaccaccactatagggagttttcaaaaatatcttcattattaagtggcaaaagatcCTTATGcccttgttctttatatatataataaataaatattaaaataaataaaaatccaaaaaataaaaaaataattttttaaattttttttcaaattatactatttcgaaatttaaaccctaaaccctaaaccatcaatccaaaacccaatttatttttgaaatacgaaccctaaaccctgaaacatcaactctaaaccctaaaccccgaaacatcaactccaAACACTAacccctaaaccttcaactctaaaccctaaaacatcaattctaaaccctaaaccctaaacttcaactgtaaaccctaaaccatcaacactaaaccctaaactatcaacactaaaccctaaaccctaaaagtaaactctaaaccctaaacccttaaaaattaaccataaaccctaaaacatcaactctaaaccctaaaccctaaaccttcaactctaaaccctaaaccctaaaccctaaatcctaaaccttaaacctaaaccctaaaactagagttgatgttttagggtttagatttgaaggtttagtgttttagagtttaaggtttacgtttagggtttagagtatatGTTTTTGTGTTTAGACTTGAAGGTTTAgtgttttagagtttagggttcgaatttcagaaaaatatagggtttagggtttacgtttagggtttagagttagggtttagatttgaaagtttagagtttagggtttagagttgatgtttcggggtttagggtttagagttgatgtttcatggtttagggtttagagttgatgatctAGGGtgtagagttgatgttttaagtttagatttagggtttagggtttacgtttagggtttcatgtttagagttgatgttttagggtttagatttgaaggtttaggctTGATGagttagggtttaaagttgatattttggggtttagggtttaaagttgatgtttcatggtttagggtttagagttgatgatttagggtttagagttgatgttttaagtttagattagttaaccgaATGTTTTTTCTTGCGAAAGTTAATCAAAAGgtcataaatgttttttacccttcattaaagatgaaagtaaaagtgattagtgtaaacatgaaaagtacgACAGAGGATGGGGTGACGACATTTGGTTCATTCGCTAGTAACCGTGTCTTAACCCCCCTACATGCGGAGTTCCAAACTCTACTGTGGGCCATGAAATCCTCTATTCAGTTAGACCATAGTGCAGTGACAAGACAGACTGCCTTCAGCTAGTCAATAtccttgaagaagatgaagaagacaaaTGGCCATCACTGTTGGCTGAGTTCGATGAGTTTCACCTTATACGTTCTATGTTTGCTTTTTGCTCCTTTTCTTTTATTCCCCGTTCACTTAACCTCCGAGACGACCGTCTTGCTAAAGGAGCTCGTTCTCGTGGATTATCCTTTTCCCATGTAAACACTCAGCTCCCAAGTTTGATGGCTCAAGAGGCCAATCTCTTGGTAGCTTCTTAATAAAATATGGAGCtttcgatgtcaaaaaaaaaagtatcccCCAAATACATTACCAAGTACATGTCAATAAAGGAACTTGAAACATTGACTGCCACAAAAATATAAGACAATGCGATTTCTTCAAATCATTATTTGCTTTTATCTTTCAGTTAACATATTCAAAATCCATTACTCCATTCATTTAGTGAGGCTCTACCATGAAGCTTTCAATTGTCAGGTACAATTCACATCAACTATGGATCAATTGTTTTCAGTATGCATGATGTCAAAGATTTTGCATAGGTAAGAAAACCTTGAATGATGATAATAATGAGTCTACATGTGAAACTGGTCGTCTTGAAAAGGGCATTTTGAAATACAAAGCTATAAAATTCgaatgattaaaatatagaGCATTCTAAATATAGAGCGTTCTTGTTTCTTATGTGGTTAAATCaatagatttaaattttttttttttttttttataatccagGGGTTCCCCGCTTCGCGGGTCATTCCCCTGGATCCGGTTaggcagcggtccacttcaTCCGGGAGGGCTTTACCTGGGCTGGATCGAACCCAGCACCGCTTTGGTATCCAGAAGAGGCAGAGTAGTTTCCGCATGGGGGGAAATCGAACCcggatggtggttgccaccacagGCCCGTCCTGCCACTTGGACTACCTCGTCCggacaaaattaattattttttttttttttttttttgataatccagggttCCCCGCTTTAGATTTAATTCGACGATTAAAATATAGAACACTACATATTTGACGTATTAAGGGGTGGGTTATATGTTTAGAAGCTTTCTTGTCTTCTTATGTGGTTAAATCAATAGATTTAATTCGCCATACGTATGTTGGtctatttaaagttttaaactgTTAGACAAATAATAAAACGAGCATTTTGAAATACAAAGCTATAAAATACGAATGACTAAAATATAGAGCATTCTAAATATAGAGCGTTCTTGTTTCTTATATGGttaaatcaataatttaattcaacgattaaaaataaaagagaaattaccaaaaatatcattttcaaagtaccacttttcatgtttacactaaccacgtTTACCCTCATCTTTAATGAATGGTAAAATGCATTTGTAACcttttgattaactttgacaaaaaaaa contains these protein-coding regions:
- the LOC125579889 gene encoding uncharacterized protein LOC125579889, producing the protein MPRLPGILLCNSIYSNLNHVLWRAKEFAIPDNIIATVPWISWFIWKARNDKAFNGKDITPLETIHLAKSEAESWKLAQIIEKPHEEEAIVEEAVPRPPPPPIPKCTIGASWHKEDNLFGGGMILTTEDGVTTFGSFASNRVLTPLHAEFQTLLWAMKSSIQLDHSAVTRQTAFS